The genomic region GTCCTGACCCTCGCCGGGACCGCCTACCTGTACCTGACGCCGTGGCTGGCGGCCGCCGTCGTCCTCCTGCTGGCAACCCTGGTGCTGTCCTACCGCCAGGTGGTGCGGGCCTATCCCTCCGGCGGAGGCGACTACGAGGTCGCCCGGCACAATCACGGACCGCTCGCCTCGCTGGTGGTGGCCAGCGCGCTGCTCGTCGACTACGTGCTGACGGTCGCCGTGTCCGTCTCGGCCGGCACCGACAACATCATCTCCGCGTTCCCGTCGCTGGACGAGCACCGGGTCGCGATCGCCCTGGGGTTGGTCGCGCTCCTGGCGGCGCTCAACCTGCGCGGGGTGCGGGAGTCCGGCCGGGCGTTCGCGGCGCCGACCTATCTGTTCGTCACCGCCATCCTGGTGATGGTCGGCACGGGTCTCGTCCGCTACTTCGTCAGCGACACCGGGCTCGTCGCCGAGAGTTCGGGATACGGCGTCACCGCCGAGCCCGGTTACGGGGAGATGGGCGCACTCGCGCTGGTGCTGCTCACCCTGCGGGCGTTCGCCTCCGGCTGCACCGCGCTCACCGGCGTCGAGGCGATCGCCAACGGCGTGCCCGCATTCAAGCCGCCGAAGAGCCGCAACGCCGCCACGACCCTGGCCTGGATGGGCGGCCTCGCGGCGGTCATGTTCATCGGGGTCAGCTCGCTGGCCCTGCTGGCCGACGTGAAGTACGTCGAGAACCCCTGCGACCTCACCGGCTTCGCGGACTGCGAGACCGAGCCCCAGCGGACGGTCATCGCACAGCTGGCGGCCGCCGCGTTCGGCGGGCAGACGTCGATCGGCTTCTTCGTCGTCCAGGCCGCCACCGCCCTCGTGCTCGTCCTCGCCGCCAACACCGCGTTCAACGGCTTCCCGCTGCTGGGCTCGGTGCTCGCCCAGGACCGGTACATGCCCCGCCAGCTGCACACCCGCGGCGACAAGCTCGCCTACAGCAACGGCATCCTGCTGCTGGCGGGCTTCGCGATGCTGCTGATCCTGGTCTTCGACGCGTCGGTGAGCCGGCTGATCCAGCTCTACATCGTCGGGGTCTTCACCGCGTTCACCATCGGCCAGTGGGGGATGGTCCGGCACTGGAACCGCGAGCGGGCGCTGGAGAGCGACCCGGCCGCGCGGGCGCGGATGCGTCGATCGCAGGCGATCAACCTGGTGGGCGGCACGCTCACGAGCGTCGTCCTGGTGATCATCGTCGTCACGAAGTTCACCCACGGCGCCTGGCTGGTGCTCGTGTCCATGCCGGTGCTGATCGTCCTCATGAAGGCGATCAGCCAGCACTACTCGCACGTCGCCGACCAGCTCGTGCCCGACACCGACTCCCGCACCCTGCCCAGCAAGGTGCACGCCGTCGTCCTCGTCTCGAAGGTGCACAAGCCGACACTGCGGGCCCTGGCCTTCGCCCGGGCCACCCGGCCCGACCAGCTCACCGCACTCACCGTCAACGTGGACGACGAGGACACCCGCGCCCTGCAGGCCGACTGGGAGCGCTACGACATCCCATGTGCGCTGACCGTCGTCGAGTCGCCGTACCGCGAGATCACCCGGCCGGTCCTCGACTACGTGAAGGCCATCCGGCGAGAGAGCCCGCGCGAACTGGTCGTGGTGTTCGTCCCGCAGTACGTCGTCGGCCACTGGTGGGAGAACGTCCTGCACAACCAGAGCGCGCTGCGGCTGCGCGCGCGGCTGCAGTTCCAGCCCGGCGTCATGATCACCACCGTGCCCTGGCAGCTGGAGAGCTCCGTGGGGCGGGAGGGCGGCGAGGGCCGCGGCGCCGGCCCCGCGCCCGGCGACCTCCGCCGCGGGCTGACCGAGGACGAGGTCGAGAGCTCGCCCTATGGCTGAAGGGCGGCCGAAGCGCGGGGGCCTCGGCTGGGCCGGCACCGAGTTCGAGGTGACCGTGGGCCCGGTCGCCCACGGCGGGCACTGCGTGGCCCGGCACGAGGGCCGGGTGGTCTTCGTGCGGCACAGCCTTCCCGGTGAGCGGGTGGTTGTCCGGGTGACCGAGGACCGCCACCCCGGTTTCTGCCGGGCCGACGCCGTCGAGGTGCTCGAGGCCTCGCCCGCACGCGTCGAGCGGCCGTGCCCCTACAGCGGTCCCGGGCGGTGCGGTGGCTGCGACTGGCAGCACGTCGACCCGGCCGAGCAGCGCCGGCTCAAGGCCGCGGTCGTCCGGGAGCAGCTGGCCCGCCTGGCCGGTCTCGACGTCGAGGTGGCGGTGGAGGAGCTGCCGGGCGGGCCGTTGCGCTGGCGCTCGCGCGCCCGGTTCGCCGTCGACCGGTCGGGGGCGCCGGGGCTGCGCCGGCACCGGTCGCACGACGTCGTCGTCCTGGACGACTGCCCGATCACCGTGGAGCCGGCGGCGGCCGCGGTGCTGCAGCGTCGATGGCCCGGCGCCGGTGCCGTCGACGTCTCGATCGACTCCACCGGTGCCGTGACCACCGCCCGACTCGACCGGCAGGGCCGGCCCACGTCGAGCCGGGTCGTGCGTCCCGGCGGAGAGCTGCCGGAGGAGCCCTCGGGACGGGCCGAACGGCGGGCCGGTGGCCGGGACTGGGAGGTCGAGGGCACCGGGTTCTGGCAGGTGCACCCGGCCGCCGCCGATGCGCTCGTCGCCGCCGTGGCCGGGTTCGCCGACGTGCGGACGGGGGAGACGGTGCTCGACCTGTACGCGGGCGCGGGTCTCTTCGGCGGTGCCCTCGCGCCCGCGGTGGGCCTCGAGGGCCGGGTGGTCTGCGTGGAGTCCGACCCAGGAGCCTGCGCCGCCGCCGACACCAACCTCGGCGGCTTCTCGCAGGCAGAGGTCTGGCAGGGCGACGTGGACGCCGAAGGGCTGACCGGGCTGCTGGCCGAGCTGGGTGCGGCCCCCGACGTCGTCGTCCTCGACCCGCCTCGGGCCGGTGCCGGACCGGCGGTCAGCCGGCTGCTGGCAGGAACGGGGGCACGCGCCGTCGTCTACGTCGCCTGCGACCCGGCGGCCCTGGCCCGGGACGTCGCCGCCTTCGTCGAGGCCGGCTACCGGTTGGCCGCCGTCCGCGGCTTCGATGCCTTCCCGATGACAGCGCACGTGGAGTGCGTGGCGCTGCTCGCCCGCTGACGTCGGTGCGACGCCGGGCATGCACGGATGCCTGCGCCGGCCCGCGCCCCAGGTCTGGGCGGGCTGGGATGGGCAACCGGCTACCGTCTCGGTGTGCCCACGTGGGAATACGCCTCCGTCATCACCGCCAACGACGCCGAGTCGCAGCGCGCCGGCGTCAGCGTCAAGCTCCCCGGCGGCCAGTCCGAACGTCAGCAGGGCGACACCAGTTCCGTCCTCAACCGCCTCGGCTCCGAGGGCTGGGAGCTGGTGAGCTACCACTCCAGCGGCGCCGGGACCTGGGGGTTCGAGCAGTTCTGGCTCAAGCGCCAGTCCGGCTCCTGACGCCGGCGCCGCTGACGCCGTCGCGGAACCGTCCCTGCCGCGGTGCACAGTGAGCGGTGTGGACGACAGCGTGCCCCCGGGCTGGCCCGAGGAGGTGCGTCCTCCCGGCGCCCCCGACTGGGAGCGGACGGCGGTGGCGTGGCTGTACGACCTGGTCCCACCGGACTACCGGGCGCACGAGGTGCTGCGCCGCTATCCGGTGCTGCTCGCCCGGTTCGCCGCCGACCACGTGGCCGCCGGTCTCGAGGCGGCGCGCAGAGGCTGGCGCACCGTGCGGGTGGAACTGGCCGACCAGCTGCCCGCCGAGGCCATCGAGGCGGCCATGACCGCCTACGAGCGCGAGGGGGCCCGCCTGGCGGCGGCGGCCCGTGGCGTCGAGGTGGTGGCGGGGGCGTTGCGGGGGGAGCGGTGGGTGCCGCGCATCTGAGGCGTGGGCGGTGTGCTGCATCCGCGCCACACGCTCGATCGGAAGAGCAGGGAAACCGCGGCTACAGTTGATCCGCGGCTCCCTCCAACGCTACCGAGGCAGCTGCCGCCGACCGAGAGGACACCGTCGAGCCGTGCCGCTCCTGCGATCGCTCCAGGGCCCCGGAGATGTCAGGGCCCTGCCCGCCGACCAGCTGCCGACCCTGGCGGCCGAGATCCGCGACGCGCTGGTCACCAGCGTCGCCAAGACCGGCGGGCACCTCGGGCCGAACCTGGGATGCGTCGAGCTGACGATCGCGCTGCACCGGGTGTTCGAATCACCGCGCGAGCCGATCGTCTTCGACACCGGCCACCAGGCCTACGTGCACAAGATGCTGACCGGCCGGGTCGACGGCTTCGAGCGGCTCCGTCAGCGCGGTGGCCTCTCCGGGTACCCGAGCCGGTCGGAGAGCGAGCACGACTGGGTGGAGAACAGCCACGCGTCGACGTCGCTGTCCTACGCCGACGGGCTCGCCAAGGCCTACGCCGTCCGCGGTGACAAGCGCCCCGTGGTGGCGGTGATCGGTGACGGCGCCCTGACCGGTGGCATGGCCTGGGAGGCGCTGAACAACATCGCCGCCGCACAGGACCGCCCCGTCGTCATCGTCGTCAACGACAACGGCCGCTCCTACTCGCCGACCATCGGCGGCGTGGCCGACGCGCTCGCCACCCTGCGGCTGCGCCCCGGCTACGAGCAGGCGCTGCTGCAGGTGCGCCAGGCGCTGCACCGCGCCCCTGTCGTGGGGTCGGCTCTCTACGACGCGCTGCACGCGATCAAGAAGGGCCTCAAGGACGTCCTCTCCCCGCAGGGGATGTTCGAGGACCTCGGCATGAAGTACGTCGGGCCGGTCGACGGGCACGACATCGAGGTCATGGAGTCCGCCCTGCGCCGGGCGCGCTCGTTCGGCGGACCGGTCATCGTGCACGCCGTCACCACCAAGGGCTTCGGCTACGCGCCGGCCGAGACCGACCAGATCGACGCCTGGCACGCCACCGGCGTCTTCGACCCCGACAGCGGGGCGAGCACCGTCGCCGCCCGCGACTGGACGACGGCCTTCTCCGACGAGCTGGTGCGCATCGGGGCCGAGCGGTCCGACGTCGTCGCGATCACCGCGGCCATGCTGCACCCGACCGGCCTCGCGGCCTTCGCCGAGCGTTTCCCCGAGCGGGTGTTCGACGTGGGCATCGCCGAGCAGCACGCGCTGACGTCCGCCGCGGGGCTGGCGATGGGCGGGATGCACCCCGTGGTCGCCGTCTACTCCACGTTCCTGAACCGGGCCTTCGACCAGCTGCTGATGGACGTGGCGCTGCACCGTCAGCCGGTCACCGTGGTCCTCGACCGGGCCGGCGTCACCGGCACCGACGGCGCCTCGCACAACGGCATGTGGGACATGTCGATCCTGTCGGTCGTCCCGGGTGTGCGGCTCGCGGCGCCCCGCGACGAGTCGACCCTGCGGGAGGCGCTGCGCGAGGCGGTCGCGGTCACCGACGGGCCGACCGTCGTGCGGTTCCCGAAGGGGCCGCCGCCGGTGGACATCCCCGCGCTGGAGCGGCGCGGGCCCGTGGACGTCCTGCGCCGCGGAGACCGCGCGGACGTGCTGCTGGTGGCCGTCGGGTCGATGGTGCCGATGTGCCTGGCCGTGGCCGAGCGGGCCGCCGACCAGGGCATCGAGGTGACGGTGGTCGACCCCCGCTGGGTCCTGCCGGTGGCCGATGAGCTCGTGGCGCTGGCGTCAGGTTTCCGGCTGGTCGTCACCGTGGAGGACGGCGGCCGTGCCGGGGGAGTGGGCACGACCTTGACCCAGGCGCTGCAGGACCGGGAGTGCGACGTGCCGGTGCGCGCTGTCGGCCTGGCGCAGGAGTTCTTCGAGCACGGCAGCCGCGGGCAGGTGCTGGCCGACGCCGGCCTCACCGAGCAGGACGTCGCTCGCCGGATCGCCGAGTGGACGGCGAAGCTGGGGGAGCGCGCGGAGAACTCCGTGGTCGAGCCGGTGGACGGGGCGCAGCGGTGACGGTGATCGCCGAGATCCAGGTGGCGCCGGCACCGCCCGGGACGGCGGAGAACCCGCACGCGCACGTGGAGGCCGCCATCGCGGTGATCCAGGCGTCCGGGCTTCGCTACGAGGTCGGCGCGCTCGGGACCACGCTCGAGGGCGGGGCCGACGAGGTCTGGGCGACGCTGCGCGCCGCGCACGAGGCGATGCTGGCTGCCGGCGCGGATGCCGGTCTCTCGCACATCAAGGTGGCCTCCGTGAACCGCACGATGGACAGCCTGACGTCGAAGTTCCGCTGACGGAACCGGGGACTCAGCCCTTGACCGCTCCGGAGATGAGTCCTTGGGTCACCTGCCGCTGCAGGACGACGAAGAGCAGGATCACGGGCAGGATCGTGATGAGGGTGCCGGCCGCGAGGGGGCCGATGTCGACCGAGCGGCCGCCGACGAACAGGTACAGCCCGGTGGTCAGCGGCCGGTAGCCGCCTCCCGGCATGTACAGCAGTGGGACCAGGAAGTTGTTCCAGTTCTGCAGGAACGTGAAGACCGTGAGCGCGCCCATCCCCGAGGTGACCAGCGGCAGCATGATCCGGCTGAAGATCTGCCACTCCGAGGCTCCGTCGATCCGGGCGGCCTGCTCGATCTCGGTGGGCAGGTCGGTGAAGAAGGCACGCATGAACCACGCGCCGAAGGCCAGCTGGGTGCTGGCAAGGACGAGGTTGACTCCGACGAGGCTGTCCAGGAGCCGCATGGACCGCAGCTGGAAGTACAGCGGGACCATGTACGTGAAGAAGGGCACCAGCAGTCCGAGCACCACCAGGTAGAACGCCGGCGTGCGCCCCGGGAAGGGAAGCCGCGCGAAGGCGTACCCGGCCATGGTCGACAGCACGACGACGAGGACGGTGCTCGGCACCGACAGCAGGATGCTGTTGAGCAGGTAGCCGTCGAAACCGCCGACCGTCCAGGCGGTGCGGAGGTTCTCCAGGGAGAACGAGGAGAACAGCCCGAACGGGTTCACCCGCACGTCCTGGGACGTCTTCAGCGTCGTGGACAGGACGAGGATCACCGGGAACAGGGTGAGGAGAGCGAGCCCGCCGAGCGCGAGGTGGCGGCCGATCCCTGCCCGGCCGGGCGCGTAAGCCTTCTTCGTGCGCGTCATGCCCCGATGCGCTCCCGCGCCAGCCGGCTCTGCAGCCGGTCGAGCCAGATGGCGAACGGGACCGCCAGCACGGTGATCGCCAGCGCCAGCGTCGTCCCGTAGCTGATCCGGCTGAGCTGGAAGGCGTTGCTGTAGGCCAGCGTGCCGAGCACGTCGCTGGCGCCGGCCGGGCCGCCCCCGGTCATCACGAAGATCAGGTCGAAGACGGCGAACCCGCCGATCAACGTGATCGCGGCGACCATGAGGAAGACGGGCATGATCTGCGGCAGCACGACGTAGCGCAGCCGCTGCCACCAGTTCGCCCCGTCGAGCAGTGCGGCGTCGACCTGGTCGACGTCCACGTTGCGCAGCGCGGACAGGATGATCACGAAGACGAAACCGACCGCCGTCCAGACCGCGGTGGCGAGGACGGCGTACAGCGCCGTGCTCGGGTCACCCAGCCAGCCGCGGGTCAGCCCGTCGAGACCGACGGCCTCGAGCACCCCGTTGAGCCAGCCCCGCGTCGGCGCGTAGATCCAGCCCCACACGACGCCGACCGCCACCGGAGGCAGCACGTAGGGGAGGAAGAAGGCGACCCGGTAGACGGCCGAGCCCCGTCGGACCCCCCACAACAGCAGGGCCAGCCCCAGGCCGAGCACCAGCGGGGCCACCGTGCCGCCGACGATCCACACGAGGTTGTTGCCGAACGCGGCCCACACGTCGGGATCCCCGAACATCTCGGCGAAGTTGGCCAGCCCGACCCACGGCGGGTTCGGGTCCAGGCCGTCGAAGTCGACGAAGACGTAGTAGATCGCGTTCAGCATCGGGAAGACGAGGAACACCGCCATCACCACCACGGCAGGGGCGACGAGGAGCGCACCGAGCCGGGCCTGCTCACGGCGGGTCGCGGCGGAGATCCCGGCGCGCGCCGTGGTCCGGCGTCGTCCCGGGGCGGCCGGGCCGGGATCCGACGGCGTCGGTGCCGCCGGCTCCCGGACGTCCGGCCGGCTCACGCCTGCGCCGCTGCTTCGAGGTTGGCGGCGACCTCCTCCGGAGTGGCCTGACCGGTCAGAACCGCCTGGACGCCGTCGAACATGGCCTCGTTGAAGGCCTCGGGCATGAGGACGTCGATGTTGTAGCCGAGTTCGCCGCCGCCCTCGGACAACGCCGAGACCTGGTCGAGCACCTGAGCGAGCAGCGGGTCGACGTCCAGTCCGGAGGTGTCCACGGGCCTCGGCGGGATGGTCTGCAGGTTCTCCACCGTCCACTGGCCGTGCTCTTCGGAGGCCAGGAAGTCCAGCAACTGGATCGCAGCCTCGGGGTTGTCGGTGTTGGCCGCGACGAACGGGCCCGAGCCGAGGCCGCCGGCGAACACGCCCTCGCCGTCCGGTGACGGGAAGGGGATGTAGGCGGACTCGAAGTCGGCGCCGACGGCCAGGTCGTTGATGAACCAGCTGCCGGTGGGAATCATCGCCGCCTGGCCGGAGAGGTAGAGCGAGGTCATGGTGTCGTAGTCGACCGCCGTCGGTGACTCCGGCAACCAGCCGTTCTGGTTGGCCTCCACCCAGAAGGCCAGCGCGTCGACGACCTCCGGCGACTCCCAGGACCGCTCGCCGGACAGCAGCGCCTCCATGCCGTCGGCACCGACTGCGCTGGACAGGGCCATGCTCAGCAGGTGGCTGCCGGGCCAACCCTCCTGGTCACCGAACG from Blastococcus colisei harbors:
- a CDS encoding APC family permease; protein product: MPTLSDLGQLPKRLVLGRAVRSDRLGESLLPKRLALPIFSSDPLSSVAYATQEILIVLTLAGTAYLYLTPWLAAAVVLLLATLVLSYRQVVRAYPSGGGDYEVARHNHGPLASLVVASALLVDYVLTVAVSVSAGTDNIISAFPSLDEHRVAIALGLVALLAALNLRGVRESGRAFAAPTYLFVTAILVMVGTGLVRYFVSDTGLVAESSGYGVTAEPGYGEMGALALVLLTLRAFASGCTALTGVEAIANGVPAFKPPKSRNAATTLAWMGGLAAVMFIGVSSLALLADVKYVENPCDLTGFADCETEPQRTVIAQLAAAAFGGQTSIGFFVVQAATALVLVLAANTAFNGFPLLGSVLAQDRYMPRQLHTRGDKLAYSNGILLLAGFAMLLILVFDASVSRLIQLYIVGVFTAFTIGQWGMVRHWNRERALESDPAARARMRRSQAINLVGGTLTSVVLVIIVVTKFTHGAWLVLVSMPVLIVLMKAISQHYSHVADQLVPDTDSRTLPSKVHAVVLVSKVHKPTLRALAFARATRPDQLTALTVNVDDEDTRALQADWERYDIPCALTVVESPYREITRPVLDYVKAIRRESPRELVVVFVPQYVVGHWWENVLHNQSALRLRARLQFQPGVMITTVPWQLESSVGREGGEGRGAGPAPGDLRRGLTEDEVESSPYG
- a CDS encoding class I SAM-dependent RNA methyltransferase is translated as MAEGRPKRGGLGWAGTEFEVTVGPVAHGGHCVARHEGRVVFVRHSLPGERVVVRVTEDRHPGFCRADAVEVLEASPARVERPCPYSGPGRCGGCDWQHVDPAEQRRLKAAVVREQLARLAGLDVEVAVEELPGGPLRWRSRARFAVDRSGAPGLRRHRSHDVVVLDDCPITVEPAAAAVLQRRWPGAGAVDVSIDSTGAVTTARLDRQGRPTSSRVVRPGGELPEEPSGRAERRAGGRDWEVEGTGFWQVHPAAADALVAAVAGFADVRTGETVLDLYAGAGLFGGALAPAVGLEGRVVCVESDPGACAAADTNLGGFSQAEVWQGDVDAEGLTGLLAELGAAPDVVVLDPPRAGAGPAVSRLLAGTGARAVVYVACDPAALARDVAAFVEAGYRLAAVRGFDAFPMTAHVECVALLAR
- a CDS encoding DUF4177 domain-containing protein yields the protein MPTWEYASVITANDAESQRAGVSVKLPGGQSERQQGDTSSVLNRLGSEGWELVSYHSSGAGTWGFEQFWLKRQSGS
- the dxs gene encoding 1-deoxy-D-xylulose-5-phosphate synthase, yielding MPLLRSLQGPGDVRALPADQLPTLAAEIRDALVTSVAKTGGHLGPNLGCVELTIALHRVFESPREPIVFDTGHQAYVHKMLTGRVDGFERLRQRGGLSGYPSRSESEHDWVENSHASTSLSYADGLAKAYAVRGDKRPVVAVIGDGALTGGMAWEALNNIAAAQDRPVVIVVNDNGRSYSPTIGGVADALATLRLRPGYEQALLQVRQALHRAPVVGSALYDALHAIKKGLKDVLSPQGMFEDLGMKYVGPVDGHDIEVMESALRRARSFGGPVIVHAVTTKGFGYAPAETDQIDAWHATGVFDPDSGASTVAARDWTTAFSDELVRIGAERSDVVAITAAMLHPTGLAAFAERFPERVFDVGIAEQHALTSAAGLAMGGMHPVVAVYSTFLNRAFDQLLMDVALHRQPVTVVLDRAGVTGTDGASHNGMWDMSILSVVPGVRLAAPRDESTLREALREAVAVTDGPTVVRFPKGPPPVDIPALERRGPVDVLRRGDRADVLLVAVGSMVPMCLAVAERAADQGIEVTVVDPRWVLPVADELVALASGFRLVVTVEDGGRAGGVGTTLTQALQDRECDVPVRAVGLAQEFFEHGSRGQVLADAGLTEQDVARRIAEWTAKLGERAENSVVEPVDGAQR
- a CDS encoding thiamine-binding protein; the encoded protein is MTVIAEIQVAPAPPGTAENPHAHVEAAIAVIQASGLRYEVGALGTTLEGGADEVWATLRAAHEAMLAAGADAGLSHIKVASVNRTMDSLTSKFR
- a CDS encoding carbohydrate ABC transporter permease, producing the protein MTRTKKAYAPGRAGIGRHLALGGLALLTLFPVILVLSTTLKTSQDVRVNPFGLFSSFSLENLRTAWTVGGFDGYLLNSILLSVPSTVLVVVLSTMAGYAFARLPFPGRTPAFYLVVLGLLVPFFTYMVPLYFQLRSMRLLDSLVGVNLVLASTQLAFGAWFMRAFFTDLPTEIEQAARIDGASEWQIFSRIMLPLVTSGMGALTVFTFLQNWNNFLVPLLYMPGGGYRPLTTGLYLFVGGRSVDIGPLAAGTLITILPVILLFVVLQRQVTQGLISGAVKG
- a CDS encoding carbohydrate ABC transporter permease — protein: MSRPDVREPAAPTPSDPGPAAPGRRRTTARAGISAATRREQARLGALLVAPAVVVMAVFLVFPMLNAIYYVFVDFDGLDPNPPWVGLANFAEMFGDPDVWAAFGNNLVWIVGGTVAPLVLGLGLALLLWGVRRGSAVYRVAFFLPYVLPPVAVGVVWGWIYAPTRGWLNGVLEAVGLDGLTRGWLGDPSTALYAVLATAVWTAVGFVFVIILSALRNVDVDQVDAALLDGANWWQRLRYVVLPQIMPVFLMVAAITLIGGFAVFDLIFVMTGGGPAGASDVLGTLAYSNAFQLSRISYGTTLALAITVLAVPFAIWLDRLQSRLARERIGA
- a CDS encoding ABC transporter substrate-binding protein, which encodes MRIPSGKILAATATCLVATACTGGTPSPSGDAGDGEGTTLRYLIEQLEDADSLQRLEDHLAEFEESSGIDVQVQQLDIDTMRTVLQTQLRSEEGPDVFNWGSGPGIGGALAEAGLLYDLTEAYEENDWEVYDFAKERVTYDGKVYGIPGEMETVGLYYNTGIFEDLGIEPPQSLDELREVSATIREAGLIPMAFGDQEGWPGSHLLSMALSSAVGADGMEALLSGERSWESPEVVDALAFWVEANQNGWLPESPTAVDYDTMTSLYLSGQAAMIPTGSWFINDLAVGADFESAYIPFPSPDGEGVFAGGLGSGPFVAANTDNPEAAIQLLDFLASEEHGQWTVENLQTIPPRPVDTSGLDVDPLLAQVLDQVSALSEGGGELGYNIDVLMPEAFNEAMFDGVQAVLTGQATPEEVAANLEAAAQA